A genomic window from Brassica oleracea var. oleracea cultivar TO1000 chromosome C8, BOL, whole genome shotgun sequence includes:
- the LOC106311684 gene encoding 60S ribosomal protein L12-2: protein MPPKLDPSQIVDVYVRVTGGEVGAASSLAPKIGPLGLAPKKIGEDIAKETAKEWKGLRVTVKLTVQNRQAKVTVVPSAAALVIKALKEPERDRKKVKNIKHNGNISFDDVVEIARIMRPRSIAKELSGTVREILGTCVSVGCTVDGKDPKDLQQEIQEGEIDIPEN, encoded by the coding sequence ATGCCGCCGAAGTTGGACCCCAGCCAGATCGTCGACGTCTACGTCCGCGTCACCGGCGGCGAAGTCGGAGCCGCGAGCTCCCTCGCCCCCAAGATCGGACCCCTCGGTCTCGCCCCGAAGAAGATCGGAGAAGACATCGCCAAGGAGACCGCCAAGGAGTGGAAAGGCCTCCGCGTCACCGTCAAGCTAACGGTTCAGAACCGTCAGGCGAAAGTCACGGTGGTTCCGTCCGCCGCGGCGCTCGTCATCAAGGCGTTGAAGGAGCCGGAGAGGGACCGTAAGAAGGTGAAGAACATCAAGCACAACGGGAACATTTCGTTTGACGATGTGGTTGAGATCGCGAGGATCATGAGGCCGAGATCGATTGCCAAGGAGCTGAGTGGGACCGTGAGGGAGATTCTCGGGACGTGTGTGTCTGTTGGGTGTACTGTTGATGGGAAGGACCCCAAGGATCTCCAGCAGGAGATTCAGGAGGGTGAGATTGACATCCCTGAGAACTAA